A genomic window from Trueperella bialowiezensis includes:
- the tsaB gene encoding tRNA (adenosine(37)-N6)-threonylcarbamoyltransferase complex dimerization subunit type 1 TsaB, producing MHYLTIDTSTTIVVGVCQVHMGEFRELAVSSSDSTREHAEKLAPLVREVMEKTGIDAPDAVIVGTGPGAFTGLRAGLVTARTLARAWGVPVYGVSSLEVVGLAAADRGAQEIVPMIDARRREVYAMRLRPMGADDVTPLAPYSVMKPADLTQILGRQPAVVATTNPDLYPELGEEPGAEREVVQISPAVMARLVESRLARIAAGEELTLDTEPLYLRRPDTHGGSPQPAATA from the coding sequence GTGCATTATTTGACGATTGATACCTCGACCACGATCGTGGTGGGAGTGTGCCAGGTTCACATGGGAGAGTTTCGTGAGCTCGCGGTGAGCTCATCTGATTCGACTCGGGAGCACGCCGAAAAGTTGGCTCCGCTCGTGCGTGAGGTCATGGAAAAGACTGGGATAGACGCTCCGGACGCCGTGATTGTTGGCACCGGGCCGGGCGCGTTCACCGGTTTGCGTGCCGGGCTAGTCACTGCGCGCACGCTTGCCCGGGCTTGGGGCGTTCCGGTTTATGGCGTGTCGTCTCTAGAGGTGGTGGGACTGGCCGCAGCGGATCGGGGAGCGCAGGAGATCGTCCCGATGATTGATGCGCGCCGCCGTGAGGTGTATGCGATGAGACTGCGGCCGATGGGTGCCGACGACGTGACGCCACTGGCTCCGTATTCGGTGATGAAGCCAGCAGATCTTACACAGATTTTGGGGCGCCAGCCCGCCGTCGTCGCAACGACGAACCCCGATCTGTATCCCGAACTTGGCGAGGAACCGGGTGCCGAGCGGGAGGTTGTGCAGATCTCGCCGGCGGTGATGGCCCGCCTCGTGGAATCGCGACTCGCCCGGATTGCGGCCGGTGAAGAACTAACTCTCGATACTGAGCCGCTCTATTTGCGCCGCCCGGACACCCACGGGGGTAGCCCGCAGCCGGCTGCTACAGCATGA